DNA sequence from the Malus domestica chromosome 06, GDT2T_hap1 genome:
gaacttcccagtgagtcacccatctTGAGAATGCTCTCgcctgaactcgcttaactttgaaattccgatggaacccgaagtcagtgagttctcaaaaggcctcgtgctataagAGGTGGGCATGTATAAGGCACATCATCCCTTCTCCATTGGTCGATGtaagatgttacaatccacccctcttaggggcccgacgtcctcgtcgacacactcgCACTACATAgcagattggctctgataccattctgtcacatcctgacctgggcccccaccacatccctgactcgactccactgtagcacgatattgtccactttgggccccaactatgccctcacgattttgtttttgggaactcacacgagaatttcctagtgggtcatccatcctaagaatgctctcgcgcgaactcgcttaacttcagagttccgatggagcCCAAAgctagtgagcttccaaaaaacctcgtgctataagaggtgggcatgtacatataaggtgCATCatcccctctccgttggtcgatgtgggatgttacatactCACTGCGAAGAAGATTGAAACCCGCTCATGAGAATCCAAGGCCAAGATTTCCTCGTACTGAACATCAGCCAAGATGTTCAGGCCATGACGATTGCACGGCCGGATCTATGGGACAGTCCTTGCACTAATAACTTCATCAATGTCACTTTGGACTACGACCTTTTTGCTTACAACGCTCAAACTATTCGGAACATGACTATATTCTATGGCTGCATGCCTCACAGTGAATCAGTCCCGAACAACTTTACCTGAAAAGTAGATGGTACAAACAAAGATTTCGCATTCTTTGTCGAtgactcccccccccccccccgggctTCCTCGTCCAGTTCCGAATAGTACCTCAAGCCTGTCCAGTATCCGAGTCCCAATATTCAGGATGAAGTTGGATCTTTCGCCGGATAACGGTACAACATATGTGCAACAGGTTTTGAAACAAGGATTTGAGGTCGAGTACGACTTGGAGCTCTGTAGTTCATGCAAGGCTTCAGATGGCACCTGTGAATCCAACTCGACCTCGAATGATTTTCTCTGCTTCTGCGGAGGCCTATCTTATATTGGATCCTATCCTCAGAAATGTCCAGGTAATAGTCTATTAACAAATCAAAGCACGAGAAAAGAAacgaaaaaaacaaaacaaaactgatTGCCAAAATTTGATTCTTATTCTAACATAGTATACACTAGGTTTACCTGTCTTAGTCCTTTTGGTCATGTTTGCTTCAAGAATTTCTCCCCAAGGTGGTAGATTACAAGGGAGGAACTTCTTTCATGCTAATCCCCTCCAAATGAAAAATCATCCGCTTGTATCTTCAACATACCTTGAATTTTAAGAGTTATCCGCTACAATCCAATCTTAGGCACTGAACGAGGCCAAAAGGCCTTCTTTGTTTTAACAGATCATCTGTTTTGATCTATGACTTGAAATTTTAGCAGGGCTTGTGCTTGTTATCGTGTGCCATCAAATCCATAACAGTTCCCAGTTTAAGTTATTATTTTCAGAGGCTTTCCTTTAGAATTTAGATATATGTATCCCCAAAAAATTTCTAACAAATCTGGTTTTGTTTTATTGCTTATGCAGGCAACTATAATGCACTACTAGTGGCCATCGGTAACATATCAGTCTCTTTTTCATCAGTATTTTCTAATGTTTTTTACCACTTTTCGTCACTGTTTTCTATTTATACCAAAAATGTCTGAATCATCTTGTGGTTCTGCGAACAGATATTGCTATTATTGCAGTATGTGCGATCTTACTCTGGGTTCTTCTTTGCTATATCAAAAATAGGATAAAAAATCTCATACGAAATTtcataagaaaaaagaatgatCGAGGTCTCGAGGCTTTCATTCGGGAAAATGGTCCTCTGTTAGTAAAAAGATACAAGTGTTCGGAAATCCGAAAAATGACCAAGTCATTTAAAGATAAACTAGGTCAAGGAAGTTATGGAAATGAGTACAAAGGTTATCTGCCGGAAGGTAGTCCTGTGGCTGTGAAGGTTCTCAATGCATCCAAAGGGAAAGGAGAGAACTTCATAAACGAGGTTGCAAGCATTAGTAGAACTTCCCATGTCAATGTTGTCACTTTGCTATGGTATTCTTTGAAGGTCAGAAAAAAGCTCTCATATTATATATGAGTTCATGCCCAATGGACCACTCGAATCGAAAATGCTCTGCAAACGAGTAGTCCACCATTGGAAGTCGAACAACTACTCGATATTGTAACTGGGATAGCTCAGGACCCGAGTACTTGCACAGCGGATGCAACACATAAATTTAgcattttgatataaaaccgCATAATATTCTTTTGGACGATAACTTTTGCCCCAAGATTTCTGACTTTGGGCTTTCGAAACTTTGCCTCAAGAAGGAGAGTATTGTGTTGATGTTGGATGCAAGGGGACGATTAGGTATATTGCTCCGGAAGTGGTTTGTAGAAACTTTGGAGGAGTTTCAGTTAAGTCCGATGCCTACAGCTATGGAATGATGGTTCTGGAGATGGCTGGAGGAAAACAGAACGTCAACGCCCGAGCGAGCCACACGAGTGATGTTTTTTTTCCGGATTGGATTTATAAGAAGCTTGAGGCAGGCACCAGTTTAGGGTTGCCCAATGCTGTGACGGAAGAGGAAAACGAATTGGCGAGGAAGTTGATTTTGGTAGGATTGAAATGCTGCAAGGAagcattgaagccttgcaaatACCACCGAAGCCTTTCCTAATTTTTCCTGTAAGAACACCACCAGAATCTTCCACGTTATCACATACATGTTCTTTTCTGGATTAATTGGTGTACATCTTATCGATAATTCAGTTCATTAGAGCTATTGAATAAATTTTAACTAAAATGATTTCCGCACGCATTTTTACTCCTGTGTTGTCCGAATAAATTTTCAGTAATAATGCATGAATTGCATTACTAAACTGAGTGATATAGTGAGCATGAAGGTATACTAAAAGCCAAAATTACCCTCGATCTGAAGAAATCGCACTCAATAGCCACAAGAggattatacaaaaaaaaaaagttcaatgaAATTAATGGTGAAACCATTCAACATGAGTTGTATCTGATTCGATAGGTTTTTGATGTGAGacttaacattcttcaaaaacAAGGATGATCGTTTGCCTTAACTGGATGAGTTGCAAATAGACAACCAATGTAACCTTGTAGCCTCAAAACTGCACTAAACACGGATCTGCCTTACCATACATACATCTCTTTGAGCTCTCTCATAATATATACATCTCATTCAACAAATCACAAATCCGGTAGACGAATACAACATGACAGCCACGACTTATGGACGAGAACTATAAAGTTTACTTAGCCGCTGGCATTTGGTGTCGTAGACACGCTAGTCCATTTGAATGCCACGGAATCTGGTGAAGCAGGCAGCGGATCACTCTTTAACGGCACAATATCGATTGCTGAAATATCAATCTCCTCTGCTTTTTGTATGTCAAAATCATCGCTCTGTATACGCTTTAGTTCGTTAAGCACCTCAATCATGGAAGGTCTCAAGTCCTTGTCACTATTCAGACAGCGAAATGCTAGTTCGGCCACAGCAATGATCATTTTTCGTGTTCTGGAGTCTGATTCAAACCCTAAGTATGGGTCTACTAGCTCATGTAATGTTTGTTTTTGAATCTTGTTGATTGCCATGGTAGACAAATTGATCTCGTGTCGATGCCTCGTGATGTCAACGGCTGGCATGGATGATATGAGCTCAATCAGCACCACACCAAAGCTATAGACATCACTCTTACTCGTAAGCTGGTAGCATTCGTTATACTCGGGATCAACATAACCTGGAGTCCCTTGTGGAGCAGTTGAGATGTGCGTGACGTTCATGGGGAAGAGGCGAGATAGTCCAAAATCTGCTACCTTGACACAGAAGAAGTTGTCAAGGAGAATATTCGTAGTTTTCACGTCACGGTGGATAATGTCAGATGCATGAAGATATGACAGTGCCTTCGCGGTTTCGATGGCAATCTTTATTCGAGTAAGCCATGGAAGCGAGCCAGGTTTTGCTTTTTCTCCGTGAAGATGTTCAGCAAGAGTTCCATTAGGAATGTACTCGTACACAAGGAGGAGTTCTCGGCAGTGACGAGAGGTGCAACCATAGAGCAACACAAGATTTTGGTGGCGCAGGCGGGCTAAAATCTCGATTTCATTCATGAACTGCTCAACTCTCTTGAAATTGTTTTCATATAGACGCTTGACCGCAACCGCTCTCCCATCCCGCACATTTCCTATATATGAAACTTAGAAATTAAGCACTAGAAGGGTTCATAAAATGGTTAAGAAAATCTGTGATCTTATTACCATGATAAACTGTGCCAAAGCCTCCATCGCCAAGTACTTTCGCAGAATCGAAATAATTAGTTGCTTCTTCAAGTTCCTTGTAGCTGAAAATATGTACTCCATGGTAGGTACTTCCCTTCTCCATATCGTCGTCCATAGAATAGGTACTCGAAAGGATGCTTCGAGTTACAAGGGACGATGGATCGTTTAGTTTTCTGTTTCGACGTtggtatacaaagaaaataacacACATTATAGCGACGGTAGCAACAGCTGTGCAAACACCTGAGAAGAGGTTGCAGTATTGATAATTAGATGAGGACTAgtgaatataatcaaattgaGAAATGTGATGGAACATTAaataattgaagaaacaaaagggTTTGCTAATATATTACCTACAATAACCTTCCTCTTCCAGTTCAAAGAATTATTGTCTGcaaaagaagtaaaaaaaaaaaaaaacagaattcTTAGAATAAAATTTGTGATACAAATTTAAGCCTCAAACACGCGTATTCTCTCTATGCTAATCAACGTGAACTAGCATGGCT
Encoded proteins:
- the LOC139196948 gene encoding LEAF RUST 10 DISEASE-RESISTANCEUS RECEPTOR-LIKE PROTEIN KINASE-like 2.2 — protein: MKLDLSPDNGTTYVQQVLKQGFEVEYDLELCSSCKASDGTCESNSTSNDFLCFCGGLSYIGSYPQKCPGNYNALLVAIDIAIIAVCAILLWVLLCYIKNRIKNLIRNFIRKKNDRGLEAFIRENGPLLVKRYKCSEIRKMTKSFKDKLGQGSYGNEYKGYLPEGSPVAVKVLNASKGKGENFINEVASISRTSHVNVVTLLWYIAPEVVCRNFGGVSVKSDAYSYGMMVLEMAGGKQNVNARASHTSDVFFPDWIYKKLEAGTSLGLPNAVTEEENELARKLILVGLKCCKEALKPCKYHRSLS
- the LOC103438019 gene encoding LEAF RUST 10 DISEASE-RESISTANCEUS RECEPTOR-LIKE PROTEIN KINASE-like 1.2 isoform X2 → MPTPTHFLLKLPVSFPIIFHYLVTVILLSTPVLGEDDHRYTECRRYYDCGLLKNISYPFWAAQGPPQHCGLEYYELTCREDQFPVMKIEDQDFLVLNFRQFYTMTIARSDLWDTSCTDHIVNTTLDYDRFSYVPSVRNLTLLYGCQPGNMSVPNGFACKAKGTDRDDISYYVDDNSSRIHVGNWASCYLNFRVPIRWEGVDFMPDTPNKLKQVLKQGFQVRYEAEWELCRLCVLSNGTCGSNSNSNSFVCYCGDGICSLSGDNNSLNWKRKVIVGVCTAVATVAIMCVIFFVYQRRNRKLNDPSSLVTRSILSSTYSMDDDMEKGSTYHGVHIFSYKELEEATNYFDSAKVLGDGGFGTVYHGNVRDGRAVAVKRLYENNFKRVEQFMNEIEILARLRHQNLVLLYGCTSRHCRELLLVYEYIPNGTLAEHLHGEKAKPGSLPWLTRIKIAIETAKALSYLHASDIIHRDVKTTNILLDNFFCVKVADFGLSRLFPMNVTHISTAPQGTPGYVDPEYNECYQLTSKSDVYSFGVVLIELISSMPAVDITRHRHEINLSTMAINKIQKQTLHELVDPYLGFESDSRTRKMIIAVAELAFRCLNSDKDLRPSMIEVLNELKRIQSDDFDIQKAEEIDISAIDIVPLKSDPLPASPDSVAFKWTSVSTTPNASG
- the LOC103438019 gene encoding LEAF RUST 10 DISEASE-RESISTANCEUS RECEPTOR-LIKE PROTEIN KINASE-like 1.2 isoform X3 gives rise to the protein MNLLRIIVVTIIFTTFANRAFSVDRRFEACEPQTCGNGPNIGYPFWLSGKQESCGYPSFKITCNEKYPVFSISDDDYIIREIFYSNHSFVLANAAVYDDKCPLPQHNFSLDRTPFNYSSDHVNFSFFYDCPEDDSEYMLSYPIDCASNGSHHSFATFHKELVERMNSLDSCRSSVHLPFDGAANVDALMQMNYTEILKMGFILNWTAQNCSNCERSGGRCGFDDNEFVCFCSDRPHVKTCDDDNNSLNWKRKVIVGVCTAVATVAIMCVIFFVYQRRNRKLNDPSSLVTRSILSSTYSMDDDMEKGSTYHGVHIFSYKELEEATNYFDSAKVLGDGGFGTVYHGNVRDGRAVAVKRLYENNFKRVEQFMNEIEILARLRHQNLVLLYGCTSRHCRELLLVYEYIPNGTLAEHLHGEKAKPGSLPWLTRIKIAIETAKALSYLHASDIIHRDVKTTNILLDNFFCVKVADFGLSRLFPMNVTHISTAPQGTPGYVDPEYNECYQLTSKSDVYSFGVVLIELISSMPAVDITRHRHEINLSTMAINKIQKQTLHELVDPYLGFESDSRTRKMIIAVAELAFRCLNSDKDLRPSMIEVLNELKRIQSDDFDIQKAEEIDISAIDIVPLKSDPLPASPDSVAFKWTSVSTTPNASG
- the LOC103438019 gene encoding LEAF RUST 10 DISEASE-RESISTANCEUS RECEPTOR-LIKE PROTEIN KINASE-like 1.2 isoform X1, with protein sequence MYSIFTMPPLDVYLLVSFSLFFLIVKSYGISNTSSSSSSTNICGTYDCGNGLTFRYPFWHGEATTADQYCGYPGFGLTCSADGEPILTLPTDSYYVKQINYTDSTVHLVDIDVVGHTCPRARHNVTLGTLPLNYSHPDLNLSFYFNCTSYPPLVPPIGCLGDGKMQSYVFTVGNETEGFDWFENCEENVVVPVIKTTEITSGFDGLIGGFGGAMNEGFVLDWGMAKDCGSCEANGGFCGYNNTAHNFLCFCKNGTRTNGVCKQDNNSLNWKRKVIVGVCTAVATVAIMCVIFFVYQRRNRKLNDPSSLVTRSILSSTYSMDDDMEKGSTYHGVHIFSYKELEEATNYFDSAKVLGDGGFGTVYHGNVRDGRAVAVKRLYENNFKRVEQFMNEIEILARLRHQNLVLLYGCTSRHCRELLLVYEYIPNGTLAEHLHGEKAKPGSLPWLTRIKIAIETAKALSYLHASDIIHRDVKTTNILLDNFFCVKVADFGLSRLFPMNVTHISTAPQGTPGYVDPEYNECYQLTSKSDVYSFGVVLIELISSMPAVDITRHRHEINLSTMAINKIQKQTLHELVDPYLGFESDSRTRKMIIAVAELAFRCLNSDKDLRPSMIEVLNELKRIQSDDFDIQKAEEIDISAIDIVPLKSDPLPASPDSVAFKWTSVSTTPNASG